The genomic stretch GAAGTTCCTTATGAGCAATTTGACTTAGAAACCTACTCCATGCAACTAATTGGAGGCTTTGGAGCCGGAGTGAAATTTGCCGAAAACTGGGAATTTGGATTGCACCCCACGCTACTTTACGGCATTACTCAGGTAAATACGCACAGCGAAATTGATACATATTTTCATCAAGTATTGATTTATAGTTCCTTATCTTACAGGTTCTGATTTTAAAGATTTTTTACATTTGTAGGCTATGAAGCTCAGTTTACACGAACATATCAGCCAACTTTTATTCGATCACGAGTGTGTGATCGTGCCTGGCTTTGGTGCATTTCTCACCCGCTATTATGCAGCAGAAGTAAATCATGCTACACACATGATGCGTCCACCTTCAAGGAGGGTTCACTTCAATGCAAGTATTAATGAGAATGAAGGCCTATTGGCCAAGGCTATTAGCCACACTGAAGGTGTGAGCTATACCAATGCTCTTGAAATAATCAAGGCAGAAGTAGCTGCGTGGAAACACTCATTGAGCAAAAGCAAAAAGCTAAACCTACCAGGTATTGGCCGTTTGTACATTGATGAAGCTTCTAAAAAACTACAGTTTTCACCTTCGTTGGAAACAAACTATTCAACTTCTTCCTACGGACTTTCTATCTTCAGGTCTCCAGCTATACAACGTGAAGCGCAGATTAGAAAAACCATTCACAAAGCCATTGAAAAGCATGTGGTGGTAGAGCATTCTGAAACCAAAACCCGTAAAGTAGCAACTTGGATTCCTTGGGCAGCTGCTCTTGGACCAATCATTATTGCCTCAGTAATTGGCTATTCCTATTTTACTCAGGGTACGATGAACCCTATGGAAAACGTTGCTGGAATCAACTGGATGCAGTTTAGCCGTCCTATCGAAAAGATGGAAAATGCTCCAAGTGATGCTATAGTAAAAGAAGAAGTAAACACTCCGGTTGTAACTGAAACCATTGAAGCTCCAGTAGAAATTGCAGAGCCAGAAGAAGTTGTTTTGGAGAAAGGATACTTCATCATTGTAGGATCTTTTAAAGACGCCGAAAACGCAGGAACCTATATTGCTGAGCTAAACAGCAAGGGGTATGATGCCTACCTGGCTAATGGTGATAAGCGTTTTTTCCGCGTGGCTGTGGGCCAATACCCTACTCATGAAAGTGCTGCACAGGCTTTAACATCTGTAAAGCAAAACCTTCAACCACAATCTTGGATTTATAGCAATTGATGTACTTTTGCCCGCGAATTGAAAACCCCGCGGGATGAAAGCTAAAACACCAAAAGATTCGCTTACCATATTTACGGAGATCGTTCTTCCTAACGATACCAACAACCTCAAAAACCTTTTTGGAGGTCAGCTTTTGAGCTGGATGGATCGCGCATCTGCAGTAGCAGCACATCGCCACTGTAAGCGTATTGTGGTAACTGCTTCTGTAAACAATGTTTCATTTGCACATCCCATTCCCCAGGGTGCTATCGTCACTCTCGAAGCCAAAGTTTCGCGCGCTTTTACCTCTAGTATGGAGGTAATTGTAGATGTATTTGTAGAAGATCAAACTGTGGCCGGGAAAAAAATCCGTGCCAACGAAGCTATCTACACCTTTGTAGCCGTGGATCAATTAGGTAATCCAATCAACGTTCCGGAACTGATTCCTGAAACAGATCTTGAAAAGCAAAGACATGAAGGTGCTTTGCGCAGAAAGCAACTTTCATTAATCATAGGTGGAAAAATGAAACCGGAAGATGCCACCGAGCTTAAGGCTCTTTTCTTCCCTGAGGATGCCGATTCAAAACAGGATGCTTAACGCTAAGAAAATTATTAGCAGTAAATAATATAAATCCTTTTGCCAGGCCTTTTTTCGGTAATGAATAAGGTTTACAACCAAAGCCGCAAGAGGAATGGACAGCCAAATCCATAGGTCAAAACTATTTTCCACATAGGTTCCTGCTAGCACCAATAGACCACTCATCGCTAAAAGAAACGTAAACACTTGCCGTTTCTGAACGCTTGCTTTTCCGTAAATCTGAGGAGTTTCAATAAAAGCGGGTACAGCAGCTATTGCCAGAGGTATGTACACCCAGAGTTTTTCAATATCTCTAAAGTGAAAACCCAGATTGATACCTGCAAACCTCTCCATCATGAAGTTGATTCCATTAATACCAGCAAGCCAGTAAAGCACAGTGAAAGTCATAAAGTAAATCGCTGCGGCTCCCATTATTGGCATCAAAAAAGTACGAATGCCTCCGTGCCCAAAATTGAAAATCGCCAGCCAAATTACTAGCAGCAAAAAACACATTTCTGGAACCAGAATGGTGACTATTCCTAAAGCTACACCCGCATCAAATAATATATAAGATGGATCAACAGTTCTCACAAGCATAAGCAACCTGAGCACCAAAAACGACCCTAAGGGTAAAGTTAACAGCAACTCAATATCGCCACCACCGCTTGTAAGCATTGGCAAACACAAAAGTGTAAACACTGGTAAATACTGGTAATCGTTTTTTAGAAAACCAATGCTGTTAATTCCACTATTTATACCAAAAGCTACCCCTGCAGTAATGATTACCATGAGTACCTTAAACCAAAAAAGGGAAATCTCAACGTCAAAAAAATGAATATTCAGTTGAGCATTTTCGGCTCCAAGCCAAATAACGGCAAGCACAGCTGCTGCCAAAGAAGCCACCAAAGCCCGCACAAGTGAAGGAATACTAATATTATTGAAAAGCTTTGCGAGCATTGGCCTTTTTATATAATTTTGGCGTCAAATTTTA from Owenweeksia hongkongensis DSM 17368 encodes the following:
- a CDS encoding HU domain-containing protein; translation: MKLSLHEHISQLLFDHECVIVPGFGAFLTRYYAAEVNHATHMMRPPSRRVHFNASINENEGLLAKAISHTEGVSYTNALEIIKAEVAAWKHSLSKSKKLNLPGIGRLYIDEASKKLQFSPSLETNYSTSSYGLSIFRSPAIQREAQIRKTIHKAIEKHVVVEHSETKTRKVATWIPWAAALGPIIIASVIGYSYFTQGTMNPMENVAGINWMQFSRPIEKMENAPSDAIVKEEVNTPVVTETIEAPVEIAEPEEVVLEKGYFIIVGSFKDAENAGTYIAELNSKGYDAYLANGDKRFFRVAVGQYPTHESAAQALTSVKQNLQPQSWIYSN
- a CDS encoding acyl-CoA thioesterase, with protein sequence MKAKTPKDSLTIFTEIVLPNDTNNLKNLFGGQLLSWMDRASAVAAHRHCKRIVVTASVNNVSFAHPIPQGAIVTLEAKVSRAFTSSMEVIVDVFVEDQTVAGKKIRANEAIYTFVAVDQLGNPINVPELIPETDLEKQRHEGALRRKQLSLIIGGKMKPEDATELKALFFPEDADSKQDA
- a CDS encoding DUF6427 family protein; the protein is MLAKLFNNISIPSLVRALVASLAAAVLAVIWLGAENAQLNIHFFDVEISLFWFKVLMVIITAGVAFGINSGINSIGFLKNDYQYLPVFTLLCLPMLTSGGGDIELLLTLPLGSFLVLRLLMLVRTVDPSYILFDAGVALGIVTILVPEMCFLLLVIWLAIFNFGHGGIRTFLMPIMGAAAIYFMTFTVLYWLAGINGINFMMERFAGINLGFHFRDIEKLWVYIPLAIAAVPAFIETPQIYGKASVQKRQVFTFLLAMSGLLVLAGTYVENSFDLWIWLSIPLAALVVNLIHYRKKAWQKDLYYLLLIIFLALSILF